A stretch of Aureispira sp. CCB-E DNA encodes these proteins:
- a CDS encoding thiazole synthase, which produces MQALTIADKTLQSRLFTGTGKFASSLMMRDALLASESELVTVALKRVDIKNEEDDILTHLNHPHIHLLPNTSGARTAKEAVFAAQLAREALETNWLKLEIHPDPKYLMPDPIETLLAAEELVKLGFVVLPYVHADPVLCKRLEEVGTQAVMPLGSPIGSNKGLKTIDFLEIIIEQANVPVIVDAGIGSPSDAAKAMELGADAVLVNTAIAVSDNPIEMAKAFKLGVEAGRMAYEARLASPFNHANASSPLTSFLD; this is translated from the coding sequence ATGCAAGCACTAACAATCGCAGACAAAACGCTTCAGTCTAGATTATTTACAGGCACTGGCAAGTTTGCCTCTAGCTTAATGATGAGAGATGCTTTATTAGCATCTGAATCTGAATTGGTCACCGTTGCCTTAAAGCGAGTAGACATTAAAAATGAAGAAGATGATATTTTAACTCATCTAAATCATCCTCATATTCATCTGTTGCCGAATACTTCAGGAGCTCGAACCGCCAAAGAAGCTGTTTTTGCTGCTCAATTGGCGCGCGAGGCCTTGGAAACAAACTGGCTAAAGTTAGAAATACACCCAGATCCTAAATACTTAATGCCTGATCCGATTGAGACACTACTTGCAGCAGAAGAATTGGTTAAATTAGGGTTTGTAGTATTGCCTTATGTGCACGCCGACCCTGTTCTTTGCAAACGACTAGAAGAAGTTGGGACACAAGCCGTCATGCCTTTAGGCTCTCCAATTGGTAGCAACAAAGGTTTAAAAACAATTGACTTTTTAGAAATTATCATCGAACAAGCCAATGTCCCTGTTATTGTAGATGCAGGCATTGGAAGCCCCTCAGATGCTGCGAAGGCTATGGAATTGGGTGCAGATGCTGTTTTGGTAAATACGGCTATTGCTGTTTCTGATAATCCAATTGAAATGGCCAAAGCGTTTAAACTAGGCGTTGAAGCTGGTAGAATGGCTTATGAGGCTCGATTGGCAAGCCCGTTCAACCATGCCAATGCAAGCAGTCCTTTGACTTCTTTTCTGGACTAG
- a CDS encoding META domain-containing protein codes for MITLRKHIFFFFLCTLLLNACNKKGTVDKATTSSSKTEKTVSPVGTWTVISFPSNTQETPNQKSYIVHFDADNSMGLTLDVNTCGTSYKVKDGMLTFQEGMTCTEACCDSKEANFLTSQFKGSLHYSIEGSLMTIKTDKGDIKLINNKDGIIGTSWTAMSYKNFKSDNLTKFEKTYRLSFDKKRMMLNLDVNTCNTNINYLPQISTFELPDGMGCTRKCCDSKEGIALMNALKGRITYQKTDNQLTLNTATQEINFVLYKEISKEE; via the coding sequence ATGATAACACTAAGAAAACATATCTTCTTTTTCTTTCTATGCACGTTGTTACTAAATGCTTGCAACAAAAAAGGAACTGTTGACAAAGCAACTACTTCTTCCTCAAAAACTGAAAAAACCGTTAGCCCAGTTGGTACTTGGACTGTCATTAGTTTTCCAAGTAACACCCAAGAAACTCCAAATCAAAAATCTTATATTGTTCATTTTGACGCTGATAATTCGATGGGGTTGACGTTAGATGTCAATACTTGCGGTACCTCTTACAAAGTCAAAGATGGGATGCTCACCTTTCAAGAAGGCATGACTTGCACAGAAGCTTGTTGCGATAGCAAAGAAGCTAATTTCTTGACCAGCCAATTTAAAGGAAGCCTACACTATTCTATTGAGGGCAGTCTTATGACGATAAAAACAGATAAAGGAGATATCAAATTGATCAACAATAAAGATGGTATCATAGGCACTTCTTGGACTGCTATGAGTTATAAAAATTTTAAGAGTGATAATCTCACAAAATTTGAAAAAACCTATCGTTTGAGTTTTGATAAAAAACGAATGATGCTAAACTTAGATGTCAATACTTGCAACACCAATATCAACTACCTGCCACAGATTTCTACATTTGAACTTCCTGATGGGATGGGATGTACCCGAAAATGTTGTGACAGCAAGGAAGGTATTGCTTTGATGAATGCATTAAAAGGAAGAATTACGTACCAAAAAACCGATAATCAATTAACTTTAAATACAGCAACACAAGAAATTAATTTTGTCCTCTACAAAGAAATTTCTAAAGAAGAATAA
- the queA gene encoding tRNA preQ1(34) S-adenosylmethionine ribosyltransferase-isomerase QueA yields the protein MKLSQFNFNLPSKLIAEYPAERRDESRLMVVNRAEGTISHHIFRDILDFFDDGDCFILNNTKVFPARLYGQKEKTGARIEVFLLRELNEEMKLWDVLVDPARKIRVGNKLYFNDENGAEILVAEVVDNTTSRGRTIRFLYDGSDEEFKAHLDKLGHTPLPKYINRPAEDLDKERYQTIYASEVGAVAAPTAGLHMSPEVMKRLEIKGINFATLTLHVGLGTFRSIEVEDLSKHKMDAEYFKIDQATCDLVNNTIKNGGKRCAVGTTSMRSIESAVSAHEMLKPAEGWTNKFIFPPYNFSIADSMITNFHLPKSSLAIMVCAFGGYDLIMEAYEEAIKEEYRFFSYGDAMLII from the coding sequence ATGAAACTATCGCAGTTTAACTTTAACCTTCCGAGTAAACTTATTGCTGAATATCCTGCTGAGCGTAGAGACGAATCTAGATTAATGGTCGTTAATCGAGCTGAAGGAACAATATCTCATCATATTTTTAGAGACATTCTTGACTTTTTTGATGATGGGGATTGCTTTATTTTAAATAACACCAAAGTGTTCCCTGCTCGTTTGTATGGTCAAAAGGAAAAAACAGGTGCTAGAATTGAGGTTTTCTTGCTTCGTGAATTGAACGAAGAAATGAAGTTGTGGGATGTATTGGTTGATCCTGCTCGTAAAATCCGTGTGGGTAATAAATTGTACTTCAACGATGAAAATGGTGCTGAAATTTTGGTAGCAGAGGTTGTTGACAACACAACATCAAGAGGTAGAACTATTCGTTTCCTTTACGATGGTAGTGACGAAGAATTCAAAGCACATTTGGACAAACTAGGTCATACACCATTGCCAAAATACATCAATAGACCTGCCGAGGACTTGGACAAAGAGCGTTACCAAACTATTTACGCCTCTGAAGTAGGTGCTGTTGCTGCTCCTACAGCTGGTTTGCACATGAGTCCAGAAGTCATGAAACGCTTAGAGATCAAAGGAATCAATTTTGCTACTTTGACGCTTCATGTTGGTTTAGGTACTTTTCGCAGCATTGAAGTAGAAGACTTGTCAAAGCACAAAATGGATGCAGAATACTTCAAAATTGATCAAGCTACTTGTGATTTAGTTAACAATACGATCAAAAATGGTGGTAAGCGTTGCGCTGTAGGAACAACATCTATGCGTTCTATTGAGTCGGCTGTTTCTGCGCACGAAATGCTGAAGCCTGCTGAAGGTTGGACAAATAAATTTATCTTCCCTCCTTACAATTTTAGTATTGCAGATTCTATGATTACTAATTTCCATTTACCAAAGTCTAGCTTGGCTATTATGGTTTGTGCTTTTGGTGGTTATGACTTAATTATGGAAGCTTACGAAGAAGCTATTAAAGAAGAATATCGCTTCTTTAGTTACGGAGATGCTATGTTGATTATCTAA
- a CDS encoding Ser-Thr-rich GPI-anchored membrane family protein, translating to MKSTLKFNCSNYLFIFFFIISINNNGEAQFGQRPFINITNPTASTVWVKGQTIDIEWDDNISSDVRILLYRGTTPITYISNGTPSDGSFSYTVPNSFVAANDYRIRIFNISGTNVFDYSDFFTISNPPNITVTNPNTGTVWEKGTTQAIQWADNIPSNVKILLFRGSNLEATLFNSTPSDGSAIYFVPFNLPSANNYRIRIVDVSNSNVFGISNFFTITLSPTITISNPTSNTVWTKGQNQTIQWTSNIAANANMRINLYEGGNLVSQIANFIPNTGSFAYSVPNTLNSSSVYRLQIYEIGNSASATYSDFFTIDDNNTKRLTNPKPSHLENIKKTDLIQSLTLNPNPQLSGATSTITIGVNQTSSAILLISDLSGKMIGKQALHLTEGNNQVNLKPILEKGVYFVSIQTPSATKSLKLVIE from the coding sequence ATGAAAAGTACATTAAAATTCAATTGCAGCAATTATTTATTCATATTCTTTTTTATAATTAGCATTAATAATAATGGTGAGGCGCAATTTGGGCAAAGACCATTTATTAATATAACCAATCCAACTGCCAGTACTGTTTGGGTAAAGGGGCAAACGATAGACATCGAATGGGACGATAATATTTCTTCTGATGTTAGAATTCTCCTCTACCGTGGGACTACACCAATTACTTACATTTCTAACGGCACACCTAGCGATGGATCTTTTAGTTATACTGTTCCCAATAGTTTTGTTGCAGCCAATGATTATAGAATTAGAATCTTTAATATTAGTGGCACTAATGTTTTTGATTATAGCGACTTCTTTACAATTTCTAATCCTCCCAATATTACTGTCACGAATCCGAATACTGGCACTGTTTGGGAAAAAGGGACAACTCAAGCAATACAGTGGGCAGACAATATCCCTTCTAATGTCAAAATACTTTTATTTCGTGGTTCTAATTTAGAAGCAACCTTATTTAATAGCACCCCTAGTGATGGTTCCGCAATTTATTTTGTTCCTTTTAACTTGCCAAGTGCCAACAACTATAGAATTCGAATTGTAGATGTATCTAACTCAAATGTTTTTGGTATCAGTAATTTCTTTACCATCACACTTAGTCCTACAATTACAATAAGTAACCCTACTTCTAATACAGTCTGGACAAAAGGGCAAAATCAGACAATACAATGGACAAGCAATATTGCAGCTAATGCAAATATGAGAATTAATTTATACGAAGGTGGCAACTTAGTTTCTCAAATAGCTAATTTTATACCCAATACAGGATCCTTTGCATATTCGGTACCTAATACCTTAAATAGTTCCTCTGTTTACCGTCTCCAAATTTACGAGATAGGCAACTCTGCGTCCGCCACTTATAGCGATTTTTTCACAATTGACGACAACAATACCAAACGCCTAACAAATCCTAAGCCTTCTCATTTAGAGAACATAAAAAAAACAGACCTAATTCAGTCACTTACACTTAATCCAAACCCTCAACTTTCAGGCGCAACATCTACCATTACAATTGGTGTCAATCAAACAAGTTCGGCTATACTGCTTATTTCTGATCTTTCAGGTAAAATGATTGGCAAACAGGCGCTTCATTTGACCGAAGGAAACAATCAGGTAAACCTTAAGCCAATCCTAGAAAAAGGAGTATACTTTGTTTCTATTCAAACTCCAAGTGCTACTAAAAGTTTGAAATTAGTTATAGAATAA
- a CDS encoding type I restriction enzyme HsdR N-terminal domain-containing protein, whose protein sequence is MLLKIDLLKYQSRLEIKYTNNQKYILGLIRKKYLVLTPEEIVRQLILHYLVEEKGYPKNRIRSEMGLEVNTMTKRCDILVFNKALEPALLVECKSAKVKVDNKVFHQIAQYNMTLKVPYLLVTNGPVNYCSLINQEEKTFEFLEEVPHYDLIK, encoded by the coding sequence ATGTTATTAAAAATAGATTTGTTAAAATACCAATCGAGGTTAGAAATCAAATACACAAATAACCAGAAATACATCTTAGGATTGATTCGTAAAAAATACCTAGTGTTAACTCCTGAAGAGATCGTGCGACAGCTAATCTTGCACTACTTGGTAGAGGAAAAAGGTTATCCTAAGAATAGAATTCGTTCAGAAATGGGACTAGAAGTTAATACCATGACCAAGCGTTGCGATATTTTGGTTTTTAATAAAGCGTTAGAGCCTGCGTTATTAGTAGAATGTAAATCTGCTAAAGTAAAAGTGGACAATAAGGTGTTTCACCAAATTGCACAGTATAATATGACGTTAAAGGTGCCTTATTTATTAGTAACTAATGGTCCTGTTAATTACTGTTCACTGATAAACCAAGAAGAAAAAACATTTGAATTTTTGGAAGAAGTCCCTCATTATGATTTGATAAAGTAG
- a CDS encoding glutamine synthetase III: protein MNSRFKALDLLSNRKKFTTAPLSSNVSEMFGCNVFSDVTMKQYLAPKLYKKFRGIIDAGDNLDRDLADHVAESMKKWALSKGVTHYAHWFQPLTGRTAEKHDSFFTLNSDGEAIEEFTGNELVQQEPDGSSFPGGGLRTTFEARGYTAWDPTSPAFILDVNNQKTLCIPTIFVTYGGQSLDYKLPLLKSQAFLERSAVDVCQLFDANITKISVTLGWEQEYFLLDEALFNARQDLVMTGRTLLGRLAPKGQQLDDHYFGTIPERVYAYMTDLEQECYKLGIPLRTRHNEVAPCQYEFAPIYEDVNIAVDHNQLLMDIMERVAIRHKMRVLFHEKPYAGVNGSGKHNNWSVATNTGKNLLSPGKEPGKNLQFLTFFVNTIQAVYKYADILRASVTSASNDHRLGANEAPPAIISVFIGDALTKVLDEIEKGVDVTDDGVKTVLNLLSKIPNLELDNTDRNRTSPFAFTGNKFEIRMAGSTVNCAAPMAVMNMIVGKQLKEFYQDVQILMANNTPKDQAVLLVLKNYIHESKSIRFEGDGYSDEWRDEAARRGLGNHGDTPRALETYSAEATKALFVESGVLSEEELHAHYEVRLEEYVLKLQIESRTMAEMCMNQILPVAVHYQNILMENIRALKDLGLGEESYAAQLGLVKDIATYVNTIRDCAYKMKDEREKASLLDSREKAFAYCDEVKPIMETLRNAADDLEQLVDDELWPLVKYRELLFLR from the coding sequence ATGAACAGTAGATTTAAAGCTTTAGATCTGTTATCCAACCGTAAAAAATTCACAACGGCTCCTTTATCTTCCAATGTTTCAGAAATGTTTGGTTGCAATGTTTTTAGTGATGTCACTATGAAGCAGTATCTCGCACCTAAACTGTACAAAAAATTTAGAGGAATTATAGATGCAGGCGATAACTTGGATAGAGATTTGGCAGACCATGTTGCAGAATCCATGAAAAAATGGGCACTAAGTAAAGGCGTTACCCATTATGCGCATTGGTTTCAGCCATTGACAGGGCGTACTGCTGAAAAGCATGATTCTTTTTTTACGCTAAACTCAGACGGGGAAGCAATTGAGGAGTTTACAGGAAATGAACTGGTACAACAAGAACCAGATGGTTCTAGTTTTCCAGGAGGAGGATTGAGAACAACTTTTGAAGCAAGAGGTTATACCGCTTGGGATCCAACTTCACCTGCATTTATCTTGGATGTTAACAATCAGAAAACACTTTGTATTCCAACTATTTTTGTAACCTATGGTGGGCAGTCTTTAGATTATAAATTGCCTCTATTAAAATCACAGGCATTTTTGGAGCGTTCTGCGGTTGATGTTTGTCAATTGTTTGATGCTAACATTACAAAAATTTCGGTAACACTAGGGTGGGAGCAAGAGTATTTCTTGTTGGATGAAGCATTGTTTAATGCGCGCCAAGATTTGGTCATGACAGGACGGACATTATTGGGACGTTTGGCTCCTAAAGGGCAACAGTTGGATGATCATTATTTTGGAACAATTCCAGAGCGTGTATATGCTTATATGACAGATTTGGAACAAGAATGTTACAAGTTGGGAATTCCACTACGCACGCGTCATAATGAGGTAGCTCCTTGCCAGTATGAGTTTGCACCAATTTATGAAGATGTCAACATTGCTGTAGATCATAATCAGTTGTTGATGGACATTATGGAACGTGTTGCTATTCGTCACAAAATGCGTGTCTTGTTCCATGAAAAACCTTATGCTGGGGTAAACGGATCTGGAAAACACAACAACTGGTCGGTAGCAACAAACACTGGAAAGAATTTACTTTCTCCAGGAAAAGAACCAGGCAAGAATTTACAGTTTTTGACATTCTTTGTCAATACTATTCAAGCCGTTTATAAGTATGCAGATATTTTGCGTGCAAGTGTTACTTCTGCTTCTAATGACCATCGTCTGGGAGCCAATGAGGCACCGCCTGCTATCATTTCGGTATTTATCGGAGATGCTTTAACAAAAGTATTGGACGAAATTGAAAAAGGAGTTGATGTAACAGATGATGGGGTAAAAACAGTGCTAAATTTATTGAGCAAAATTCCTAATTTGGAGTTAGATAATACGGATAGAAACCGTACATCGCCTTTTGCTTTTACTGGCAATAAATTTGAAATTCGTATGGCTGGTTCTACGGTCAACTGTGCTGCTCCAATGGCTGTTATGAATATGATTGTTGGTAAACAGTTAAAAGAGTTTTATCAAGATGTTCAAATCTTGATGGCTAATAACACGCCTAAAGATCAAGCTGTTTTGTTAGTTTTAAAGAACTACATTCACGAATCTAAGAGCATTCGATTCGAAGGAGATGGTTACAGCGACGAATGGAGAGATGAAGCTGCTCGTAGAGGGTTGGGCAACCATGGGGATACACCTAGAGCATTAGAAACATACTCGGCAGAAGCGACTAAAGCGTTATTTGTGGAATCAGGGGTATTGTCAGAAGAAGAATTACACGCACATTATGAAGTTCGCTTGGAGGAATACGTATTAAAGCTTCAAATTGAGTCGCGTACTATGGCTGAAATGTGTATGAATCAAATTTTGCCGGTAGCAGTACATTATCAAAATATACTGATGGAAAATATCCGTGCGTTGAAAGATTTAGGCTTGGGAGAGGAGAGTTATGCTGCGCAATTGGGCTTAGTGAAAGACATTGCTACTTATGTGAACACAATTAGAGATTGTGCGTATAAGATGAAGGACGAACGTGAAAAAGCGAGTTTGTTGGATTCTAGAGAAAAAGCTTTTGCTTACTGTGATGAGGTAAAACCAATTATGGAAACGTTGCGTAATGCAGCAGACGATTTAGAGCAATTGGTAGACGATGAGCTTTGGCCATTGGTTAAATACCGTGAATTATTATTCTTAAGATAA
- a CDS encoding DUF4296 domain-containing protein — MATLVVILFSGCFREVPVVEPLLSDDELIPILKDIHVAEALLTEIVDRREKDSLARLYYGEIFRIHKVDTAVFNQSMHAYFTNPPALDSLYQAVMDTLAKEKAILGKKHSSASKK, encoded by the coding sequence ATGGCTACACTAGTAGTCATACTCTTTTCTGGTTGCTTTCGAGAGGTTCCCGTAGTAGAACCATTATTGAGTGATGACGAACTTATTCCTATTCTCAAAGATATTCATGTAGCAGAAGCTTTGTTGACAGAAATTGTGGATAGACGAGAGAAGGATAGTTTAGCTCGATTATATTATGGTGAAATATTTAGAATACATAAGGTAGATACAGCAGTATTCAATCAAAGTATGCATGCTTATTTTACCAACCCTCCAGCCTTAGATTCTCTATATCAAGCTGTGATGGATACGCTAGCGAAAGAAAAGGCAATTTTGGGAAAAAAGCATTCTTCTGCTTCTAAAAAATAA
- a CDS encoding Fur family transcriptional regulator: MKSTRNTAAKSAIQSLLQQSDTALSHKDIQNAIGKLCNRVTIYRILDRLVEEGEIHKIINTDGVIKYAACHQCESHHNHNHDHVHFSCTKCNSVTCLENVQPSYNLPPNYTVQEVNFTLSGICPNCMDSIVR, from the coding sequence ATGAAATCAACTAGAAATACTGCTGCGAAATCAGCTATTCAATCCTTATTACAACAATCTGATACTGCTTTATCTCATAAGGACATTCAGAATGCAATTGGTAAATTATGCAATCGGGTGACTATTTATAGAATTTTAGATCGTCTTGTAGAAGAAGGAGAAATTCATAAAATCATCAATACTGATGGCGTTATCAAATATGCAGCTTGCCATCAATGCGAATCCCATCACAACCACAACCATGATCATGTTCACTTCAGCTGTACAAAATGTAATTCTGTAACCTGTTTGGAAAATGTACAACCAAGTTATAACCTACCTCCTAATTATACCGTTCAAGAAGTTAATTTCACACTTTCTGGGATTTGCCCCAATTGTATGGATTCAATCGTTCGTTAA
- a CDS encoding DUF6940 family protein, protein MFQYIEKVLAKNTFQFQITQDDVLMTFEQVLELWECSRTFRLFYTQILREVPFAAFFWEHKGIHKTNLQQTYEFVIVGTNAFDGKQANSTPFNTYFSSKEESVVCFSNLGNNARLVVPCPNSSKEVYTHLGTFIRNAPYQQIDTFWQTVSKELQQNINQQPLWLSTSGLGVYWLHARLDQRPKYYTHAPYRKV, encoded by the coding sequence ATGTTTCAATATATCGAAAAGGTTTTAGCCAAAAACACATTTCAGTTTCAAATAACACAAGACGATGTTTTGATGACATTTGAACAAGTGTTAGAATTATGGGAATGTTCTAGAACCTTTCGATTGTTTTATACTCAAATCTTAAGAGAAGTTCCATTTGCTGCTTTCTTTTGGGAGCATAAAGGTATTCATAAAACAAATTTGCAACAAACCTATGAGTTCGTGATTGTTGGAACCAATGCTTTTGATGGCAAGCAAGCAAATTCGACACCTTTTAACACCTACTTTTCTTCTAAAGAAGAATCTGTTGTTTGTTTTTCTAATTTGGGTAATAATGCTCGATTAGTTGTGCCTTGCCCCAATTCTTCTAAAGAAGTATATACCCATTTGGGAACCTTTATTCGAAATGCTCCTTACCAACAAATTGATACTTTTTGGCAGACTGTAAGCAAAGAATTACAACAAAATATTAATCAACAGCCACTTTGGTTAAGCACGTCTGGCTTAGGTGTTTATTGGTTACATGCTCGTTTGGATCAACGCCCCAAATATTACACCCATGCGCCTTATAGAAAAGTATAA